One stretch of Castor canadensis chromosome 14, mCasCan1.hap1v2, whole genome shotgun sequence DNA includes these proteins:
- the LOC109680414 gene encoding uncharacterized protein, with product MRAEEAKSIVSASVTFDDVCVNFTQEEWALLDPSQQKLYRDVMVETFKNLASVEEDQTIEDVYRNSRRNLRSQVVGRFCEHKEDIQYGEVFGHTADHIMSNNTPSGVGTNENCVCTEVFIRNPALSLSFRIQSGPEPHEYQEYRTNPLKCKDSGKIFPESRFLKWHKRSHPGETAFLSKQYGKASFPLSSLCKHEMTHGREKLYIYKQCGKPSSHLCAVEEHERTYGTEKPYVCEHCKKAFSSSRYLKTHERTHTGENPLVCKQCGKVFSAYSSLKTHERIHTGTKPYACKTCGKAFYTSSNLQRHVKTHSGEKPYVCEQCGKAFSTSSYLKTHEEIHTGKTFACKQCGKTFRSSNHLKNHERIHTGVKSYECKQCGKAFYWPSGLRSHEQIHSGEKTYVCKHCGKAFTSSRYLKLHEGIHIGAKPYACKQCGKAFYWSNVLRKHEKTHSSEKPYICK from the exons GCATCTGTGACCTTTGATGACGTGTGTGTCAACTTCACCCAGGAAGAATGGGCTTTGCTGGATCCTTCACAACAGAAACTGTACAGGGATGTGATGGTAGAAACCTTCAAGAATCTGGCCTCTGTTG aggaAGATCAGACCATTGAAGATGTTTACAGAAATTCCAGAAGAAATCTAAG aaGTCAAGTGGTAGGGAGATTCTGTGAACACAAAGAAGATATTCAGTATGGAGAAGTCTTCGGCCATACTGCAGATCATATTATGAGCAATAATACTCCTAGTGGAGTGGGAACAAATGAAAACTGTGTGTGTACAGAAGTCTTCATCAGGAATCCAGCCCTGAGTCTGTCCTTCAGAATTCAGAGTGGACCCGAGCCACATGAGTATCAGGAATACAGAACAAACCCACTTAAGTGTAAGGATTCTGGGAAAATCTTTCCTGAATCCAGATTTCTTAAATGGCACAAAAGAAGTCACCCTGGAGAGACAGCCTTTCTAAGTAAGCAGTATGGAAAAGCCTCCTTTCCATTGAGTAGCCTTTGTAAACATGAAATGACTCATGGCAGAGAAAAACTCTATATTTATAAGCAGTGTGGGAAACCCAGCTCACATTTGTGTGCTGTTGAAGAACATGAAAGGACTTACGGTAcagagaaaccctatgtatgtgagCATTGTAAAAAAGCTTTTAGTTCTTCCAGATAcctcaaaacacatgaaagaactcacactggagaaaatCCCTTggtatgtaagcaatgtggaaaagtctTTAGTGCGTACAGTTCcctcaaaacacatgaaagaattcacactggaacAAAACCTTATGCATGTAAAacatgtgggaaagccttctatACTTCCAGTAATCTTCAAAGACATGTAAAAACTCACAGTGGTGAGAAACCATATGTATGTGAGCAGTGTGGAAAAGCTTTTAGTACTTCCAGTTacctaaaaacacatgaagaaattcacACTGGAAAGACctttgcatgtaagcaatgtgggaaaacgTTTAGGTCATCCAATCACCTCAAAAATCATGAACGAATTCACACTGGAGTGAAATCTTatgaatgtaaacaatgtgggaaagccttctatTGGCCCAGTGGTCTTAGATCACATGAACAAATTCATTCTGGTGAGAAAACCTATGTATGCAAGCATTGTGGAAAAGCTTTTACTTCTTCTAGATACCTGAAGTTACATGAAGGAATCCACATTGGAGCAAAACCTtatgcatgtaaacaatgtgggaaagccttctatTGGTCCAATGTccttagaaaacatgaaaaaactcaCAGTAGTGAGAAACCCTATATATGTAAGTAA